A single window of Syntrophus aciditrophicus SB DNA harbors:
- a CDS encoding formate dehydrogenase subunit gamma, whose amino-acid sequence MRKGLIQATDSFERIVHWCLAVSCLILCFSGLGIMFHSLNFLGEPFGGLKSLKYIHNFTALFFILSLFFSVRMWWKEAGIFVFPEDLDWIKSAGGYLWHVDKVPEVGKYNPGQKMFFLVVALGGAAMVLSGLIMLFPLSIPAALVRLMYLIHAAGFVAIFAFFFIHLYLGTVGSPGSLPAMTTGWVTRAWLKKQHPKWLKEMEEHGTLVVYGEEKSSSHGH is encoded by the coding sequence ATGAGAAAAGGATTGATTCAAGCGACGGACTCCTTTGAAAGGATCGTGCACTGGTGTCTGGCTGTTTCTTGCCTGATCCTGTGCTTTTCGGGACTGGGAATAATGTTCCATTCCCTGAATTTTCTCGGTGAACCTTTCGGCGGGCTGAAATCACTGAAATATATTCATAACTTTACGGCGCTCTTCTTCATCCTGTCCCTGTTCTTTTCTGTTCGCATGTGGTGGAAGGAAGCGGGGATCTTTGTTTTTCCTGAGGATCTGGACTGGATCAAAAGCGCGGGCGGTTATCTGTGGCATGTGGACAAGGTTCCCGAGGTGGGCAAGTACAATCCCGGTCAGAAGATGTTCTTTCTGGTCGTGGCTCTCGGCGGAGCCGCCATGGTTCTGTCAGGGCTGATCATGCTCTTTCCGTTGAGCATCCCGGCCGCCCTCGTGAGACTGATGTACCTGATCCATGCCGCGGGATTTGTGGCGATTTTCGCCTTCTTCTTCATTCACCTCTACCTGGGAACCGTGGGCTCCCCGGGATCGCTGCCCGCCATGACGACGGGCTGGGTAACCCGCGCCTGGCTTAAGAAACAGCACCCCAAGTGGCTCAAGGAAATGGAAGAACACGGAACACTGGTCGTCTATGGGGAAGAAAAATCTTCATCACATGGACATTAA
- a CDS encoding 4Fe-4S dicluster domain-containing protein → MKTEFVKLIDVTLCTACRGCQVACKQWNEMPGLRTKQQGSYQNPPDLQWNTWTLIRFQEYAPKDGEFKWLFRKDGCMHCTDAACVKVCPSGALYHTEYGTVGINQAKCIGCKYCISACPFDVPRYNPETDKVYKCDLCYTRLQGDQQPACVKSCPTGALTIGLKDVMIKKAYARVKELGGDANVYGDKFVDGTHVIYVLGEKPEVYEHLPKSPSVPVTTMLWKDILKPLSLLSAGGVIAGSFLHYIIHGPKLPDEEQGQEPKGGE, encoded by the coding sequence ATGAAAACTGAATTCGTAAAACTGATCGATGTAACGTTGTGCACGGCCTGCCGAGGCTGTCAGGTCGCCTGCAAACAGTGGAATGAAATGCCCGGGCTGAGAACGAAACAGCAGGGCAGTTATCAGAATCCGCCGGATCTCCAGTGGAACACCTGGACCCTGATCCGGTTTCAGGAGTACGCCCCTAAAGACGGCGAATTCAAATGGCTTTTCCGGAAAGACGGCTGCATGCACTGCACCGATGCAGCCTGCGTCAAGGTGTGCCCCAGCGGCGCCCTGTATCACACGGAATACGGAACCGTGGGCATCAACCAGGCAAAGTGCATCGGCTGCAAGTACTGCATCTCCGCCTGTCCCTTCGATGTTCCCCGCTATAACCCGGAAACGGACAAGGTTTACAAATGCGATCTCTGCTACACCCGCCTCCAGGGGGATCAGCAGCCGGCCTGCGTCAAATCCTGCCCGACTGGAGCCCTTACCATCGGCCTTAAGGACGTCATGATCAAGAAGGCCTATGCCCGGGTGAAGGAGCTTGGTGGTGACGCCAACGTCTATGGAGACAAGTTCGTCGATGGCACCCACGTGATTTATGTCCTGGGTGAAAAACCCGAAGTGTACGAGCACCTGCCGAAGAGCCCCAGCGTGCCGGTCACAACCATGCTTTGGAAGGACATCCTCAAACCTCTGAGTCTCCTGTCTGCCGGCGGCGTGATTGCAGGCTCGTTCCTGCATTACATCATTCACGGACCCAAACTGCCTGACGAAGAACAGGGTCAAGAACCGAAGGGAGGGGAATAA